A genomic window from Plasmodium malariae genome assembly, chromosome: 10 includes:
- the PmUG01_10030100 gene encoding conserved Plasmodium protein, unknown function yields MYLFKKAKDSIVNSLQYDKSSPLIKLNYVCKCILKISFVLSFALSSIAFSTSLLGGNLINKGLLQSFAITSLLLCLLSFIILKRKNGTHILSKIKMYPFSVKDLIDVSLTTGTVTISVLDILLCYLYLTVALFIFLTAIISLFECLDNPYMKDNENINSFSLQFISVMYIGLYTISQISLFKSMPYHPLEYLGYIIKNIIEDIVCFLKKLWTYVF; encoded by the exons atgtatttgtttaaaaaagcaaaagacTCAATCGTAAATTCCTTGCAATATGACAAATCATCTCctttgataaaattaaattatgtttGTAAGTGTATTCTTAAAATATCCTTTGTGCTGTCCTTCGCTTTGTCTAGTATAGCTTTCTCAACTTCATTACTTGGTGGAAATTTGATAAATAAAG GTTTACTACAATCCTTTGCAATAACATCTTTGCTATTGTgtcttttatcttttatcattctcaagagaaaaaatggaaCGCATATTTtgtcaaaaattaaaatgtaccCTTTCTCCGTCAAGGATTTAATTGACGTATCCTTAACCACAGGAACAGTTACTATATCGGTTCTGGATATACTCTTG TGCTATCTATATCTTACCGTtgcactttttatttttttaacag caataatttctttattcGAGTGTCTAGACAACCCATACATGAAGGACAACGAAAACATTAACTCTTTCA GCTTACAATTTATTTCCGTTATGTATATAGGCTTATACACAATTTCACAGATTTCCCTCTTCAAATCTATGCCTTATCATCCTCTGGAATACtt agggtacataataaaaaacatcaTTGAGGATATAGTATGCTTCTTGAAAAAATTGTGGACATACGTATTTTAA
- the PmUG01_10030000 gene encoding ribose 5-phosphate epimerase, putative, with protein MDDLKKIVAYKAVDDYVQSNMTIGLGTGSTVFYVLERIEKLMKIGKIRDVVCIPTSIDTEIKARNLGIPLTILKRNSHIDIAIDGADEIDLDLNLVKGRGGALVREKLVAASASFFIIIVDESKLCINGLGTTGAVPIEILSFGYEKIIQNLMKISSLKKCKYKLREKNGEVFITDNKNYIVDFFFTDPIENLAETCSKIKMTTGVVDHGIFVDMTNVALIGKQDGTILKLNKK; from the exons ATGGACGACCTAAAAAAGATAGTA GCGTACAAAGCTGTAGACGATTATGTGCAGTCGAATATGACCATAGGGTTGGGAACCGGGTCTACGGTTTTTTACGTACTCGAGCGAATTGAAAAATTGATGAAAATCGGAAAGATAAGGGATGTAGTTTGTATTCCAACCAGCATTGACACGGAAATAAAG GCCAGAAATTTGGGTATCCCTCTGACTATCTTGAAACGAAATTCACATATTGACATAGCAATTGATGGAGCCGATGAAATAGATCTTGACTTGAATCTAGTAAAAGGACGAGGAGGAGCTTTAGTTCGTGAAAAGCTGGTGGCAGCAAGCgcatctttttttataatc ATCGTCGATGAGTCAAAACTGTGTATTAACGGGTTAGGTACTACAGGGGCAGTGCCAATAGAAATATTGTCATTTggttatgaaaaaataatccagaatttaatgaaaatatcatcactgaaaaaatgtaaatataaattaaggGAAAAGAATGGAGAGGTTTTTATAACagataacaaaaattatattgtggatttttttttcacagaTCCTATTGAGAATTTAGCGGAAACTtgttcaaaaataaaaatg aCCACAGGAGTTGTTGACCACGGGATTTTTGTTGACATGACTAATGTAGCTTTGATAGGCAAACAGGACGGGactatattaaaattgaataaaaaatga
- the PmUG01_10030300 gene encoding aspartate--tRNA ligase, putative, whose product MRLLKSLLLTWYLATINLKKFSFCYIINILAYFKINSSKEKLLSLENNIINKLGKIQTNRRKNINYLSKKEIKKSKNKLKYFIRDVSSSASCVCLTKKGANKISGKVGGKIIRKIKNEISYNITKEGGNSGKLAGRITTALFCKNESIPPQTRTILKSREVRNYPKEGCNNSISTSNSTSSSTSSCSNDLHKYNHSSRYLIDLVEHGDLSFFYGTSCSRNYYSYECIMKFIEDNKDSFKRMNTNGSNSIEGSNNNESNIPGEGRSAVNSNKNVETVCSDNYIEVRGRVERKVKQSKRIFLYVRLDGGFYITCVYEKRRGNGTELREEMYTYIKNLKKESVIDVRGKVKIHGDLHRCNGPYVESFYNQKCVEIVIDTIFCLSESFFDIPVMINDFTLFNQNGVYNHNVANDEMVIASEDTKEESTAVSNVSGLEGNINTYYSNTLGGRSGVSQIERKKDELEKEGNPFLNVNSAKGNSNNNCSNRGNNGNDNSNDNSNDNSNDNSNNKSNDNSNDNSNDNSSNDSSGYTAADMTEVNLAHSTINNYDGSKVNTNENILRLQNFVLNYRNIILHMIFNIKSRLSQKAREFLHNDGYMEVHTSKFIKINKKKKKKKIYHMEKDLMNHENKILSYEPFRSGKEVGKHIEEEEEEEEEEEEKGTHMPHRQDDAEDVQLSSTEQSSNVELNGTEHGCKCYKIDGENLLLAQSPQFYKEMIINADFEKIFEMNYCYRNEKFHSSRHLNEYTSLDLEQVIYDNYYELIIYMYNILMRLNKYINESFLEELHLINSANNNKQKFSHFEKSIFAPNPVVLSFCEAHDILTKYYRNIQNDKDKSSNYVYNTMLERYVRVLNEEEKNELKGKITFDACEKYKIHNVYYYNKIVKRYNVINDKSEHVVNASSNGAGCSSHVYTFLNRLNKDELYRNVLLFFNNMYEQGFSERERSTTTCGSNRTIKCNSASDFVSETGKKEEESEAVVCEYSFIDLLSNTLEYSSNNSSSNNSSSNNSSSNNSSSNNSSSNINNSNNSNSNNSNSNNSSCNKKKKKIQVTETLRNKNLKEKYVFYNDFTNEELNDLYLFVKYNFGTDIFVIDQYPIYIRPYYTSSNMYDLRFTNSFDFIYKGIEIVSGSQRINNLPLLLFKVLSGNKIRMDLSSYLNKSNFTVFNYLNHFKNLINKHSSLYKYLNSFQYASNPHAGLALGFERYLMCALNLKNIKNAVFHE is encoded by the coding sequence atgagATTATTGAAAAGTTTGTTGCTTACATGGTACTTAGCAAcaataaacttaaaaaaattttcattttgttatattattaacatattagcatattttaaaataaattccagtaaggaaaaattattgtcactcgaaaataatattattaacaagtTAGGTAAAATTCAGACCAATaggagaaaaaatattaactatttatcaaaaaaggaaattaaaaaatcgaaaaataaattaaagtatTTTATTCGCGATGTGTCTTCATCTGCTTCATGCGTTTGCTTAACCAAAAAGGGTGCAAACAAAATAAGTGGTAAAGTAGGCGGAAAAATAatcagaaaaataaaaaatgaaatttcaTATAACATTACTAAGGAAGGAGGGAATAGTGGGAAGCTAGCGGGACGTATCACTACTGCGCTGTTTTGCAAGAATGAGAGCATCCCCCCGCAGACAAGAACTATATTGAAAAGTAGGGAAGTGAGAAATTATCCAAAAGAAGGATGTAACAATAGTATTAGTACTAGCAACAGTACTAGTAGCAGTACTAGTAGCTGTAGCAACGACCTCCACAAGTACAACCACAGCAGTAGGTATCTTATTGACCTAGTGGAGCATGGTGatctttcatttttctatGGAACAAGCTGTAGCAGAAACTACTACTCGTACGAATGTATCATGAAATTTATTGAAGATAATAAAGATAGCTTCAAGAGGATGAACACGAATGGCAGTAACTCCATTGAGGgtagtaacaataatgaaAGTAACATCCCAGGTGAGGGTAGGTCAGCCGTCAATAGTAACAAAAACGTGGAAACAGTGTGCAGCGATAACTACATCGAAGTTAGAGGAAGAGTAGAAAGAAAAGTTAAACAGTCTAAGCGCATTTTCTTGTACGTAAGATTAGACGGTGGGTTTTATATTACTTGtgtatatgaaaaaagaagaggaaaTGGAACTGAACTACGAGAAgaaatgtacacatatattaaaaatttaaaaaaagaaagtgtAATAGATGTTCGTGGGAAAGTAAAGATACATGGAGATTTACACAGATGTAATGGTCCTTATGTAGAAAGTTTTTATAATCAAAAATGTGTAGAAATTGTTATTGatactattttttgtttatcagAATCCTTTTTCGACATTCCAGTCATGATAAATGATTTCACACTATTTAATCAAAACGGAGTGTACAATCATAACGTAGCAAATGATGAAATGGTTATAGCAAGTGAAGATACAAAGGAAGAAAGCACAGCAGTGAGCAATGTTAGCGGATTAGAAGGgaacataaatacatattacaGTAACACGCTAGGGGGAAGAAGCGGGGTATCGCAGAtagaaaggaaaaaggatGAGCTAGAGAAGGAGGGaaatccttttttaaatgttaacAGTGCGAAAGggaatagtaataataattgcaGTAACAGAGGTAATAATGGAAATGATAACAGCAATGATAATAGCAATGATAACAGCAATgataatagcaataataagAGCAATGATAACAGCAATGATAACAGCAATGATAATAGCAGTAATGATAGTAGTGGCTACACTGCTGCCGATATGACGGAGGTAAATCTAGCGCATTCAAccataaataattatgacgGTAGCAAAGTAAACACGAATGAAAACATACTAAGACTCCAAAATTTCGTTTTAAActatagaaatattattcttcaCATGATTTTTAACATCAAAAGTAGACTCTCTCAGAAGGCAAGGGAGTTCTTACACAACGACGGGTATATGGAAGTACACACATCaaagtttataaaaattaataaaaaaaaaaaaaaaaaaaaaatttaccatATGGAAAAGGATTTAATGAATCATGAGAACAAAATATTGTCATATGAGCCCTTCAGGAGTGGTAAAGAAGTGGGGAAGCACATAGAGGAGGAAGAggaggaagaagaagaggagGAGGAAAAAGGTACGCATATGCCGCATAGGCAAGATGATGCAGAGGATGTCCAGCTAAGCTCCACAGAACAATCAAGTAACGTGGAGTTAAACGGCACGGAACATGGATGTAAGTGTTACAAAATAGATGGAGAAAATTTACTTCTAGCGCAAAGTCCACAGTTTTACAaagaaatgataataaatgcAGATTTCGAGAAAATATTTGAGATGAATTACTGTTatagaaatgaaaaatttcaTAGCTCTAGgcatttaaatgaatatactTCTTTAGATTTAGAGCAAGTGATCtatgataattattatgaactcataatttatatgtacaacaTACTAATGcgattaaataaatatataaatgagtCGTTTCTTGAGGAGCTGCACTTAATTAATTCAGCAAATAAtaacaaacaaaaattttcccattttgaaaaaagtatatttgcACCAAACCCTGTCGTTTTATCTTTTTGTGAGGCCCATGATATActaacaaaatattacagGAACATTCAAAATGATAAAGACAAATCTTCAAACTATGTATATAACACTATGTTGGAAAGGTATGTACGAGTTCTGaatgaagaggaaaaaaacgAGTTAAAAGGGAAGATTACATTTGATGCTTgtgagaaatataaaatacacaatgtttactattataacaaaattgtTAAGCGGTACAATGTAATAAATGACAAGAGTGAGCACGTTGTTAATGCGAGCAGTAATGGAGCGGGGTGCAGTTCCCATGTGTACACCTTTTTGAATAGATTAAATAAGGACGAGTTGTACAGAAATGTGttgctattttttaataacatgtACGAGCAAGGTTTTTCCGAAAGGGAAAGAAGTACCACGACTTGTGGAAGTAACCGTACTATCAAATGCAATAGTGCCAGTGATTTTGTGAGCGAGAcaggaaaaaaggaagaggAATCAGAAGCGGTTGTGTGTGAGTACTCCTTTATAGACTTGTTGAGTAACACTCTTGAATATAGCagtaataatagcagtagtaataatagcagtagtaataatagcagtagtaataatagcagtagtaataatagcagtagtaatattaacaatagtaataatagcaatagtaataatagcaatagtaataatagcagttgtaataaaaaaaaaaaaaaaatccaaGTAACAGAAAcgttaagaaataaaaaccTAAAAGAGAAATACGTCTTTTACAACGATTTTACAAATGAAGAAttaaatgatttatatttatttgtcaAGTATAATTTCGGTACagatatatttgtaatagaTCAATaccctatatatataagaccATATTATACATCAAGTAACATGTACGATCTTCGATTTACAAACAGTTTtgattttatatacaaaGGCATAGAAATTGTATCTGGGTCACAACGTATTAATAACCTACCACTTTTGCTTTTTAAAGTGTTAAGTgggaataaaataagaatggATTTGTCTTCCTACTTAAACAAGAGCAACTTTACTGTtttcaattatttaaatcattttaaaaatttaataaataaacactCAAGTTTGTATAAATACCTCAACTCCTTTCAGTATGCCTCTAATCCCCACGCAGGATTAGCTTTAGGATTTGAAAGGTACCTGATGTGTGCCTTGAacttgaaaaatattaaaaatgctGTTTTTCATGAATAA
- the PmUG01_10030400 gene encoding conserved Plasmodium protein, unknown function, whose translation MYKNNLNIRNITPIYTFSSTKKVDTSKRRGGQGSYKSVRSVFSLINNKKLKNKNEHFNKIFFEKFNKRVVSNTAATTTSGSGSNRSIRSTGSIRSTGSIRSTGSTGSRRRVGYGFLSAHNKVVRRNGGIDRVDCVSPVGPVYHIYSPGGDGPTRNEKEVQSGVGNVDMYSKNSFRRGIGRGIRGIIRGNDRGAFRRARFASRRFTVSMTTDSKIDEGSLTDDRCEKYREHWKEEGYGNKMIDKNLGISGNISKEMKNYYKAAGMFVIKTNIVNSNNNMNRKTNSNNVNVKILLGYDPLQKKHKQDVIQNDKVMNKGTLNLLGGKKNNLEFCPLETAYREFSEENLFIYNMFLSYFNYLHYVMKNIERTGGEDVFLRSDSNNRSDNSGKDSRKSNSKGNRQRSNKSSNNERSDDRGDVRRANKACDSYGLYLKKNFLKDITTLNSSEKEQILKLHINNFMLFFKEICLNVMNCHNKIYKCSYPPSYKLENNEQLEKIHEQVSMYNKIKDDNTHNFKLYFRRGKYSLFFFNVIQYNCTNILHHLNNFFWEYYTDFYNIILRENLNDLIKVRQDSKTEYEPYVFDEQDFEHKIDPDLYQNLMNVQVGAHTNSIKFNKSECDENKDATFYVQDVENEKAILDTGYMNDISWVDLSIFLLLLLKEEQYTQIAYALWTLYNNIVSNNDSSGVVATSTSADFESNYCNEFDNQGYTDSCHNNNGSYNNRNNGGYSNRNNGRHHNSGSPYGNGKWNKYIPSAEDDYELKLPHDLISKINNVYNSVHKKLGKLIKKKEYKQFLVLLFSPFNTQLNEQNVEDSLTNLNVPLRKFCRCLINSHNFWCFLFLNLLASVPK comes from the coding sequence ATGTATAAGAATAACCTGAATATAAGGAATATCACACCCATCTATACTTTCAGTTCTACAAAAAAAGTGGATACGAGTAAAAGAAGGGGTGGTCAAGGTAGTTATAAGAGTGTGAGATCGGTATTTTCCCTtatcaataataaaaagctTAAGAACAAAAACGAgcattttaacaaaattttttttgaaaaatttaacaaGCGCGTTGTAAGTAATActgctgctactactacttcTGGTAGTGGTAGTAATAGAAGCATTAGAAGCACTGGAAGCATTAGAAGCACTGGAAGCATTAGAAGCACTGGAAGCACTGGAAGCAGGCGCCGGGTTGGGTACGGGTTTCTTTCTGCACACAACAAAGTGGTTAGAAGGAACGGTGGAATTGACCGCGTTGACTGCGTTAGTCCAGTTGGACCTGTGTATCATATTTATAGTCCCGGAGGTGACGGACCAACGAGAAACGAGAAGGAGGTTCAGTCGGGGGTAGGAAACGTTGATATGTACTCAAAGAACTCATTCAGAAGGGGCATTGGAAGAGGCATAAGAGGAATCATCAGAGGAAACGATAGAGGAGCCTTCAGAAGGGCTAGATTCGCTAGTAGGAGATTCACAGTAAGTATGACGACGGATAGCAAAATAGATGAAGGTAGCTTAACGGACGATAGATGTGAAAAGTATAGAGAACATTGGAAGGAGGAGGGGTATGGTAATAAAATGATTGATAAGAATTTAGGTATTAGTGGTAATATATcgaaagaaatgaaaaattattacaaagCTGCTGGTATGTTTGTGATAAAAACGAATATTGTTAATtcgaataataatatgaataggAAAACAAACtcaaataatgtaaatgtaaaaatattgctAGGATATGATCCTCTgcaaaaaaaacataaacaaGATGTTATACAAAATGACAAGGTAATGAATAAAGGTACATTGAACCTATtaggaggaaaaaaaaataatttggaGTTCTGTCCATTAGAAACAGCATATAGAGAATTCAGTGAAGAAAatcttttcatatataacatGTTTTTGTCCTACTTCAATTACTTGCATTACGTAATGAAGAACATTGAAAGGACTGGGGGGGAGGACGTGTTCTTGCGCAGTGATAGCAACAATAGAAGCGACAACAGTGGTAAAGATAGTAGAAAAAGCAATAGCAAAGGCAATAGACAGAGAAGTAACAAAAGCAGCAATAATGAACGTAGTGATGACCGCGGTGATGTTCGCAGGGCGAACAAAGCGTGCGACTCGTACGGACtctatttgaaaaaaaattttttaaaagatataacaACTTTGAACAGTTCGGAAAAAGagcaaattttaaaattacacaTAAACAACttcatgttattttttaaagaaatatgcTTAAATGTAATGAATTGTCATAATAAGATTTATAAATGTTCATATCCACCATCTTAcaaattagaaaataatgaacagttagaaaaaatacatgaacAAGTCAgcatgtataataaaataaaagatgacAATACACACAATTTTAAACTATACTTTAGAAGAGGAAAATAtagtttattcttttttaatgtaattcaatataattgtacaaatatattacatcacttaaataattttttttgggAATATTACAcagatttttataatattattttaagagAAAATCTCAATGATTTGATTAAAGTTCGACAGGACAGCAAGACAGAGTATGAACCCTACGTTTTTGACGAGCAGGATTTCGAGCACAAAATTGATCCTGACCTTTATCAGAATTTAATGAACGTTCAGGTAGGGGCTCATACGAATagtattaaatttaataaatcagAATGCGACGAGAACAAGGATGCTACCTTTTATGTACAGGATgtagaaaatgaaaaggcGATTTTAGACACAGGATATATGAATGATATATCATGGGTGGATTTATCTATCTTCCTGTTGCTACTACTCAAGGAGGAGCAGTATACGCAAATAGCGTATGCTCTGTGGACCTTGTACAACAACATTGTAAGTAACAATGACTCTTCTGGTGTAGTAGCCACTTCTACTTCTGCTGATTTTGAGAGTAATTATTGCAATGAATTTGATAATCAGGGGTATACTGACAGCTGCCATAATAACAATGGCAGTTATAATAACAGGAACAATGGCGGTTATAGTAACAGGAACAATGGTAGGCATCATAACAGTGGTAGCCCCTATGGTAACGGCAAGTGGAATAAGTATATACCTTCCGCAGAGGACGACTATGAGTTAAAACTACCACATGATTTGAtatcaaaaattaataatgtatACAATAGTGTTCATAAGAAGTTaggaaaattaattaaaaaaaaagaatataaacaatttttagTACTATTATTCTCTCCATTTAACACACAgttaaatgaacaaaatgtgGAAGACTCATTGACAAATTTAAATGTGCCTCTGCGCAAGTTTTGTAGATGTTTAATTAATTCTCATAATTTTTGgtgtttcctttttttaaatttacttGCCAGTGTTCCCAAGTGA